The sequence CATCTCCTGTATCTCTTTTCTTTCAGCATTATTATTTAAAAGCTCATTTATTATCTCACTACATACTCTATGGTCTTTTTCTATAAATAACTCTACAGCTCTTTTAGCATCTTCTAATCTTCCAGCAGCATTAAATATTGGAGCTATAATAAATCCAATATCATAGGTATTAAATTTTTTTGTCTTATAATCTTCAAATATTTTTTTTATAAGCATACTTATTCCAAGCCAATGACTTTTATTAAGCTGCTCCATTCCAAATTTTGTGAAGATTCTATTCTCTTCTAAAAGAGGCACTATATCAGCTACTGTTCCTATTGCAACAATATCTAAATATTTATATAACTCCTCTTTTTTTTCTAGTCTATCAAAGAGAGCATAGATAAGCATAAAAGCCGTTCCTACTCCAGCCATATATTTAAAAGGAAACTGATTGTCCTCTCTTTTGGGATTGATTACAGCATAAGCTGGGGGATTGCCATTATTAATCTCGTGGTGATCAGTAACTATAATCTCTAAACCTAAAGAGTTGGCATACTCTATCTCAGGATGAGCAGAGATACCACAGTCTACAGTAATAATTACCTTTCCCCCTTGAGATTTTATATAGTCCATAGCTTCTTTGTTGAGTCCATATCCTTCATCTCTTAGAGGAATATAGTATCTAGGGGTAATTCCTATCTCTGATAGAGCAAGATAACACAAAGAGGTAGAGGTAATTCCATCTACATCATAATCTCCATATATCCATACCTCTTCTTTATTTTTTTTAGCTTGCAGTATTCTTTCTATTGCTATATCCATATCTTTTAATAAAAGTGGGGAGTGTATATTATCTAAAGAGGTATTTATAAATTTATATATTTTCTCTTCATCTCTAATATCTCTATTGTATAGTAGATTTAAAATATCTCTATCAATGTTAAGATTAGATAGTAAATTAGGAATATTTTTATATATCCACCTTGTATTTCTCATTTTATCTCCTTTTAAAAACTATAGAGTTTTAAATAAAATATATAGGTTATAAACATATTTTGTAAAAAGAATCTTTCTTCAGGAATAACAATCGATGAAAGATTGATATCATTATTATCTCCAAAAAATAGAAGATTTACGTACTCCTCTCCATACACATAAGCTATTAATGTCTTTATTTTACTTCCTTCATATTTAGTGAGAAGATCTTTTAAAATTTTAGTACCTTCTTGAATATTATTCTTTACATCAAATAATTCAAAGAAATCTAAGGAACTATTTTCGTTATATGAAATATTCATAATACCAAATTTTGAATCTTTAGATATATAATAAGGATTAAATTCTGATATAGTATGTATAATTGTATAAATTAACTCTTGTGGAACATCATAAGTTTTAGAGCATTCTTGAATAATATCTTTATAATATAGAGGAAAATTATAACCTATAAGATTATTATATTCAGAAAAATTATTCAAAGATTTAAATGAGTTTTTAAATGCTAACTCATAAAAATTTCCGTTTTCTAGAACTAAAGTTGTAGCTAGAGTTGCTTCAGTCGTATTTTTTTTAGCAAAACTACTTTTAATAAAGGCTACTCTTAAGATATCTCTATCTTTTAAATTAGCTATGTCAGAGAGTTGTTTTATCTCTAGACTATCAGCTTTTGGAATAAAATCTCTAGGTAAAAATTTTTGATCTTTTAAGATTAAATCTGAAAAATTCATTAAGTTTTCCAAAGAATTTAAATTGTTGATAGATATTTTTCCACTTTCAAGATATTTTTTAAAATAGAGACTTGAATATGTATTGGGATATTTTTGTACTATATTTTTGGCAGCTGAAAATGAAGCTTTTTGATCGCCAATATAAATATAACAAAATGCCATCATAGAATCTACAATAATATTTTTTTCTTTTACATTTTTTAGATTATCTAAAGAACTTTTGTAATCTTCAATGGCAAAATAGATACCTGCAGAATAATAATTAGCCTTTGAGTAAAATTCACCATCTTTAACAGAGTTAAAAAGAAATAAAGCTCTTGAAAAATCTCTTTTTTTGTAGAAAGCGATACCTCTATAGTACTTGAACATATCTTTAAACTCTTTATTGTAATTTTGAGTTAAATCTAAAACCTTTTTATAATCTTTTTTTTCAATTAGGAGTTCAAAATAATCTTTATATATTAATTCTTTTTCTTCTATAGAAAGATTTTTTTTACTTAAAAGCAAAGAGTAGAATTCATCAGCTTTAATATATTCTTTTTTAGAAACATAAAATTTAGCTATTTTTAATAGGTCTGTAGTATAAAATTCATCAATCATATCAAAGTTATATTCAAATTTTAGTTCTAATTTAGCTTTATAGGTAGAAGAAAAATCTTTTAATATTTCTAATGCTTTTTTTTCATAGCGAGCTACAAAAGGATAATATACATCAGAACTTACTCTATTTAGATAAATCATAGCTTTATTTTTATCCCCTATTTTTAAAAACGAATCACCAAGAGAAAAATCCCTTTCAGCAAAGATATGCAATTTTTCAGTTTCATAGTTATCGTTTAATAGAGATGATGAAATATAAACAGCTTTCTCTAAATAGTAAGCAGCATTTTTATAATCTCCTAATTTGTAATAATTCATTCCAATAAAAAAATAAGCATAATTATTAGATAATATTGCTGAAGAAGGGAAAGTTTTCAAAAGTGTTTCAAAATTTAATTGTGCTACAGCATAATCTTTTTTATAATAAGCCTTCTTTCCAGTTAAAAAAAGGGTATAATCCTGGTTGACATAACTAAAACTTTTATCAAAGTATATAAAAATAAGAAAAATTAAAATAAATTTTTTCATAATTGAGCACCTCGTCCATGATATATGTATAATTATCTCAAAATTATTGAAAAATGGCAATGGATTTTATAAAAAATATCTTGAAATTATCTGCAAAGTGTTAGATAATTAAGGGGAACAATAGATTTTTATAGGAGGTGAGCTTTTGGGAAAAATAAAAATATTAGATGAGTCTGTTTCAAATATTATTGCTGCTGGTGAAGTTGTAGAAAATCCAGCTAGTATGATAAAAGAACTCTTAGAAAACTCATTAGATGCAGAGAGTAAAAATATTAGAATAGAGGTAAAAAATGGTGGAAGAGATGTAATTATATCAGATGATGGGATAGGAATGTTACAAGATGATTTACTACTTTCTATAGAGAGACATGCAACAAGTAAAATTTCAAAAAAAGATGACTTGTATAATTTGTATACTTATGGATTTAGAGGAGAGGCTCTTTCTTCTATAAGTGCAGTAGCAAAACTAAGTATTTCATCTAGAACGGCTGACTGTGAAGTAGGATCACGTATTACAGTTTTAGGAGGAAAGGTAACAAGTTTAAAAGATATACAAAGAAATAGAGGGACTACTATTGAGATAAGTGAATTGTTTTTTAATACTCCAGCTAGATTGAAATTTTTAAGAAAAGTAACTACGGAGTATATGAATATAAAAGATATAGTTATACAAGAGGCTTTATCTAATCCAGAGGTTGCTATAGTTTTAGTACTAGATGGAAAAGTGAGTATAAAGACAAGTGGAAATGGAATAGATAATACAATAATTGAAATATTTGGAAAAAATATATTAAAAAATATGAAAAAATTTAAATTGGGATATTTGGGAAATGGTGCTATATATAGAAGTAGTAAGGATTCTATTTTTATCTTTGTAAATGGAAGAATAGTAAAATCTAAAATAGTTGAAAGTGCTGTGATAGATGGTTATTATACAAAGCTTATGAAAGGAAAGTATCCATTTGCAATAATATTTTTAGAGATAGAACCAAGAAATGTAGATGTAAATGTACATCCATCTAAAAAGGTTGTGAAGTTTGCTGATGAAGAAGCTATCTATAATTATGTTTTAAAAGAAATTGAAAAATCATTAGCTAGAGATGATAATTTTGTTTCTCCTACATTTCAAGAAAAAGTAGAAAAGGCTGAGAGTAAATTTTTAGATTTCTCAGAATTTGAAAAATTTATACCTGTAAAATCAGAACCGCAGCAACTACAAGAGCTGTTAAAAAAAGATAGTGAAAAAGAGAAAACTACTGAAAAAGAGGTAAAGTCATCTGATTATGATAAAGAAGAATTAGGAATAATTTCGAAAAAAATAGTTGATCAAAATATAGCTGAGGAAGAAATAAATTATTCTAAAGAAGAGAGAAATTATGATCGTTTTATAAATAACGAAAAAGAAATAAAAGAGAAAGTTAATTTAGAGTCTTTTGAGATAAAGGAAGAGTTAAAAGATAAAGAATTAGAAGTAAATTTTAGAGTGATAGGTCAAGTGTTCGATACATTCATTTTGGTTGAGAGAGATGGAGTATTTGAAGTTTATGATCAACATATAATTCACGAAAGAATTCTATATGAAAAATTAAAAGCTAAATACTATGGAACTGAAGTTAGCATGCAGCAACTTCTTGTACCTATTAGAATAACTATTGACCCAAGAGAAAGGGAGCTTATTTTTGAAAAAGAATATGAATTATTAAAAGCAGGATTTGAAATTGATAGATTTTCAGATAACGAAATACTTATAAGAGCTATTCCTATGCTAGAGTTTAAAGAGAGTATAGAAAATATTTTTAGAAATATTTTGAAGAATATTAAGGAAAATAAAAATATTGATATAAGAGAGAATATTCTAATATCTATGTCTTGTAAGGGAGCTATAAAAGCAAAAGAAAAATTAAGTCAGGATGAGATGGAGAAAATTATAAAAGAGTTACATCAAATAGGAGAATATACATGTCCACATGGTAGACCTATTATAGTAAAAATAACAAAAGATGATTTAGAAAAACTTTTTAAAAGAAAATAAGGAGAAAAATTTGAATATAAACATAGTATGTATAGGGAAAGTGAAGGATAAGTATATTATCGAAGGAATAAATGAATTCTTGAAAAGAATGCAATCTTTTGCTAAAATGAAAGTAGTAGAGTTAAAAGAAGATGGAAATGATAATAATAGAAATATTTCCATTGAAAAGGAGTCTGAAGATATATTAAAAACTCTTGAAAAATTAGGAGGATACAATATTCTTTTGGATATACAAGGAAGGAGTTATTCTTCTGAAGAGATGGCTAATGAAGTGGAAAAGATAATTGTAAAAGGAGCTAGTACAATAAATTTCATAATAGGGGGCTCTTATGGTGTTTCACAAAAAGTAAGAGATAGTAGTCATTTGAGACTTAGTTTTTCAAAAATGACATTTCCACATCAATTGATGAGATTAATTTTGATTGAACAGATATATAGATGGTTTAGTATAATAAATAATGGGAAATATCATAAGTAAAGTAGAAGGAATTTGTAAGGAGGAAATTATATGTATTCACAAGGAGAAACTTTTTATCATAGCGTAGATGATAAAGAACTTGAGTTAAGTGTAGTAGAGAACATTAGTATGAAAGATAGGGAATATATTATAGCTGAAGATTATGATGGAGAATTACGTGTATTTGTTTATGATGAGGATGAAGAGGAAATATACTTACTAGAAGATTCAGATGCTATGGAAATAATTGAATATTGGCAAGATGAGTACATGTCTGGAAAAGATATAGGAGATTATGAAGATGATGAGTATTATGATAGGGAAGATAGAGAGTACGATGATAGATATGATAATGAAGATTACTATGAAGAAGAAGAAGAGGACTATTATTGATGAAAAAATTTATAATTAAAAGCACTGATAATTATGGAGAGAAAAATTTTGAAATAGTGAGTGGCGAATTACAAGATCAAAATGATCAACTTATCTATAAGTATACAAGTAAACTTGGTAAGTGTAAATTGATTTTTTCTAAAAGAAAGGTAAGTATATTAAGGCAAGGAGAAGTATTTACAAAGATAGATATAGATTTGGATAAAAAAACAGAATTTTGTTATGTAACTAAAGAGATAAAAAAGTATTTTGAAGTAGTGGGAGAAGAGATTAGTATAGATAGAGAAAAAAAGATATCAAAGGTTTCATATAAGATTTATGAAGGAATAGAGGAGTTAAATAAGATAACTGTAGCTATAAGAAGTTATTAGTGGAGGAGATATGAAAAAATTTATATATTTATGTTTAGTTCTACTATTGAGTAGTTGTACAAGTTTAGAAAGCTTTAAATCTAATTTTAATTTAAATGGAAAGAAAAAAGAAAATGAATCAGAAAAGAGTCTAAATACATATAATGAATTAGAAACTCAACAAATTATTTTAAATAGTTCAGCTCCAGCAGGAATACTTACAGATATATCAAATAGTTTAAAAAGAGGGTATGTAAGAGAGTATAATAGTAGTTATAGAAGTGATTATGAAGTATATGTAGGAGATACTTTATCTATTCCTTTAGCTTTAGGAGAAGATAGTTATAATGTATTTTTTGCACCCTTAGGTACTTCATATGAAATTGAAATAAGAGAGGGAAAATTATTTTTTAGAGGAATATATCAAGGAAACTATGAAATAATGTTATATTCTTCAGGATCATTTAGTAGAAAGATACTTATTAAAAATAAATTAAAATATGAATTTACAGAACAAAATAATTATGAAGTAATAGTAGAAAGCTATAAAAATTCTAATATGAAAGCTTTATCTGATAGTGTAGCTGTCCATAGAATAGCTTTTCCAAATAGTTTTAGAGATAAGGAAATATCTTTTTTACTTATAGATTTAGCTGGAAGAGATGGAAATGCTAAAATCATAAAAGAAGAGATTGATTTTTTACAAAAATATACAAAGTTAGATGAATATGATAAATTAAATATTGTTAATTCTTTAAAACTTATACAGGATAAAAATTTTGAGATAAGTTCAGCTTTGCTTGAATTTAATCCTTCATATATGAATTTAAATCAAGAAATAGCAAAACTAATAATGATTAAAGAAAATCCAACTCAAGATGAAATAATTTTTATGGAGAATCTATATAGAGTAACTCCAATGCTTGACTCAAATCTTGGAAATTTTATAGGAAACTGGTATATAAAAAATGGAGACGCTATGAAAGGAGCTATGTATTTAAATGCTAACGATGGAAATGGTGGAAATTTACCTTTGACTACTCCAATAATACCCAATCAATCTATAAACATGGATCAAGTAGTTACTCCAGAAGATTTAGAAGCTCAAAATTACACACAGTATCTAACTTTTTTTGAAGAAGGAAAGAAAAGATTTGAAAAGGAGAATTATGTAGAAGCAGGAATATATTTTGAAAAAGCTTTAGAACTCAATAAAAATTATGTAGAACAAAAAGAGATATATTTTTATTTAGGAGAGAGTTATTTTAAGACTGGAAATTATTCGGAAGCTATAAAAGATTATAAAAATTCTTTAAATTTAGAAAAAAATGATGAAAAAAAAGCAGAAATATATTATAATATAGGAATGGCATACGATAAACTTGGAGATAAAGAGCAAGCTGTAAATTATTTGACGTATGTGAGACAAAACTATGCTAATTCACCTTGGAGTGTAAAAAGCAGCCTATACCTCTTACAGCAGATGCAACAAAATCCAAAAAATAAAAAATAAGAATAAAAGGAGAAGAAAAAATCTATGGAAAGATATTTCGACAGGATAGCTAATGATGCTCTTGTTATGGAAAAATGGAAAAGAGTAGAAGAGCTAAAAGAGATGGGAATAAAACCATTTGGAGAAAGATTTGATAAGAAAAATATGATAGGAGATATATTGTCTCATACTCCAGAAGAGGAATTAACATTTAAAACTGCTGGAAGAATAATGGCATATAGAGGAAAAGGAAAAACTGCTTTTGTTCATATTGAAGATATCAGTGGAAGAGTTCAAATATATTTAAGACAAGATGAGCTTGGAGAAGAGAACTATGCTTTAGTTAAAAAGATAGGTGTAGGAGATATAATAGGAGTAGAGGGAACACTTTTCCTTACTTCAACAGGGGAACTAACTATAAGAGCTTCAGTAGTTACTTTACTTTGTAAAAACATCAGATCGTTACCTGAAAAATTCCACGGACTTACTGATGTAGAAACTAGATATAGAAAAAGATATGTAGATCTTATAATGAATAAAGATGTAAGAGATACATTTGTAAAAAGAACTAAAATTATATCAGCAATTAGAAGAATATTAGATGGAAAAGGATTCTTAGAGGTTGAAACTCCATTAATGCATCCAATTTTAGGAGGAGCAGCAGCAAGACCATTTATTACTCACCACAATACTCTTGATATAGATTTATATCTAAGAATAGCTCCAGAGTTATACTTAAAGAGATTAATTATAGGTGGAATGGAAAAAGTATATGAACTAGGAAGAAACTTCAGAAATGAAGGAATGAGTACTAGACATAACCCAGAGTTTACTATGATAGAGATGTACCAAGCATATGCTGATTATACAGATATGATGG comes from Fusobacterium necrogenes and encodes:
- a CDS encoding DUF1934 family protein, coding for MKKFIIKSTDNYGEKNFEIVSGELQDQNDQLIYKYTSKLGKCKLIFSKRKVSILRQGEVFTKIDIDLDKKTEFCYVTKEIKKYFEVVGEEISIDREKKISKVSYKIYEGIEELNKITVAIRSY
- the mutL gene encoding DNA mismatch repair endonuclease MutL; this translates as MGKIKILDESVSNIIAAGEVVENPASMIKELLENSLDAESKNIRIEVKNGGRDVIISDDGIGMLQDDLLLSIERHATSKISKKDDLYNLYTYGFRGEALSSISAVAKLSISSRTADCEVGSRITVLGGKVTSLKDIQRNRGTTIEISELFFNTPARLKFLRKVTTEYMNIKDIVIQEALSNPEVAIVLVLDGKVSIKTSGNGIDNTIIEIFGKNILKNMKKFKLGYLGNGAIYRSSKDSIFIFVNGRIVKSKIVESAVIDGYYTKLMKGKYPFAIIFLEIEPRNVDVNVHPSKKVVKFADEEAIYNYVLKEIEKSLARDDNFVSPTFQEKVEKAESKFLDFSEFEKFIPVKSEPQQLQELLKKDSEKEKTTEKEVKSSDYDKEELGIISKKIVDQNIAEEEINYSKEERNYDRFINNEKEIKEKVNLESFEIKEELKDKELEVNFRVIGQVFDTFILVERDGVFEVYDQHIIHERILYEKLKAKYYGTEVSMQQLLVPIRITIDPRERELIFEKEYELLKAGFEIDRFSDNEILIRAIPMLEFKESIENIFRNILKNIKENKNIDIRENILISMSCKGAIKAKEKLSQDEMEKIIKELHQIGEYTCPHGRPIIVKITKDDLEKLFKRK
- the rlmH gene encoding 23S rRNA (pseudouridine(1915)-N(3))-methyltransferase RlmH, which gives rise to MNINIVCIGKVKDKYIIEGINEFLKRMQSFAKMKVVELKEDGNDNNRNISIEKESEDILKTLEKLGGYNILLDIQGRSYSSEEMANEVEKIIVKGASTINFIIGGSYGVSQKVRDSSHLRLSFSKMTFPHQLMRLILIEQIYRWFSIINNGKYHK
- a CDS encoding transglycosylase SLT domain-containing protein, with the translated sequence MKKFILIFLIFIYFDKSFSYVNQDYTLFLTGKKAYYKKDYAVAQLNFETLLKTFPSSAILSNNYAYFFIGMNYYKLGDYKNAAYYLEKAVYISSSLLNDNYETEKLHIFAERDFSLGDSFLKIGDKNKAMIYLNRVSSDVYYPFVARYEKKALEILKDFSSTYKAKLELKFEYNFDMIDEFYTTDLLKIAKFYVSKKEYIKADEFYSLLLSKKNLSIEEKELIYKDYFELLIEKKDYKKVLDLTQNYNKEFKDMFKYYRGIAFYKKRDFSRALFLFNSVKDGEFYSKANYYSAGIYFAIEDYKSSLDNLKNVKEKNIIVDSMMAFCYIYIGDQKASFSAAKNIVQKYPNTYSSLYFKKYLESGKISINNLNSLENLMNFSDLILKDQKFLPRDFIPKADSLEIKQLSDIANLKDRDILRVAFIKSSFAKKNTTEATLATTLVLENGNFYELAFKNSFKSLNNFSEYNNLIGYNFPLYYKDIIQECSKTYDVPQELIYTIIHTISEFNPYYISKDSKFGIMNISYNENSSLDFFELFDVKNNIQEGTKILKDLLTKYEGSKIKTLIAYVYGEEYVNLLFFGDNNDINLSSIVIPEERFFLQNMFITYIFYLKLYSF
- the lysS gene encoding lysine--tRNA ligase; its protein translation is MERYFDRIANDALVMEKWKRVEELKEMGIKPFGERFDKKNMIGDILSHTPEEELTFKTAGRIMAYRGKGKTAFVHIEDISGRVQIYLRQDELGEENYALVKKIGVGDIIGVEGTLFLTSTGELTIRASVVTLLCKNIRSLPEKFHGLTDVETRYRKRYVDLIMNKDVRDTFVKRTKIISAIRRILDGKGFLEVETPLMHPILGGAAARPFITHHNTLDIDLYLRIAPELYLKRLIIGGMEKVYELGRNFRNEGMSTRHNPEFTMIEMYQAYADYTDMMDLAEEIITTLAKDVLGTSTITYNGKEIVLENFKRIHMVDLIKEVTGVDFWNKDITFEEAKALAKEHHVEVPEHMNTVGHIINQFFEEKCEETIVQPTFVYGHPVEISPLSKRNEEDSRFTDRFELFIDAREYANAFSELQDPADQRGRFEAQVEEAERGNDEATPVIDDDFVEALEYGLPPTGGMGIGIDRLIMLLTNSESIRDVLYFPQMKPRD
- a CDS encoding tetratricopeptide repeat protein, with the protein product MKKFIYLCLVLLLSSCTSLESFKSNFNLNGKKKENESEKSLNTYNELETQQIILNSSAPAGILTDISNSLKRGYVREYNSSYRSDYEVYVGDTLSIPLALGEDSYNVFFAPLGTSYEIEIREGKLFFRGIYQGNYEIMLYSSGSFSRKILIKNKLKYEFTEQNNYEVIVESYKNSNMKALSDSVAVHRIAFPNSFRDKEISFLLIDLAGRDGNAKIIKEEIDFLQKYTKLDEYDKLNIVNSLKLIQDKNFEISSALLEFNPSYMNLNQEIAKLIMIKENPTQDEIIFMENLYRVTPMLDSNLGNFIGNWYIKNGDAMKGAMYLNANDGNGGNLPLTTPIIPNQSINMDQVVTPEDLEAQNYTQYLTFFEEGKKRFEKENYVEAGIYFEKALELNKNYVEQKEIYFYLGESYFKTGNYSEAIKDYKNSLNLEKNDEKKAEIYYNIGMAYDKLGDKEQAVNYLTYVRQNYANSPWSVKSSLYLLQQMQQNPKNKK